The following DNA comes from Gloeocapsopsis sp. IPPAS B-1203.
ACATAAACGGGCGAACATACCATTTGAGAAGTTGATTAAGAGGTTTATATGCGACAGGTTTCAATGGTAGAAGTGGCTGAAAACTTGACTCAGTGGATTGATTTGGCGATACAGGGAGAAGAGGTGCTGATTCTCAAAGATGGGCAGCCGATTGTGAAGCTGATGGCAGTAGAACCGATTAAACGTCGTCCGCAGTTTGGTAGTGCAAAAGGGCTAATTACAATAGCCGATGATTTTAATGAGCCATTAGAAGAGATGCGAGAATACATGGAATGAGACAGTTGTTGGATACTCAAAGTTTTATTTGGTTTATTACAGGTAGCTCTAGGATTACGGCGAACAACCGAACTCAAATTGAAAACAACGAAAATTTGCTTAGCCTTGTCAGCGTTTGGGAGATTGCGATTAAATCTAGCATTGGTAAGCTGAATTTAGGGCTTTCAATCGATGATTTGGTAGCGCAGCAAGTGATTAACAATGGAATTGAACTTTTGCATATTACCGTTACTCACTTAAGTGTTGTAGCAACATTACCATTGCACCATCGAGATCCGTTTGACCGTTTGTTGATTGCTCAAGCAATCGCAGAACAAATGCCAATTGTGGG
Coding sequences within:
- a CDS encoding type II toxin-antitoxin system prevent-host-death family antitoxin, translating into MRQVSMVEVAENLTQWIDLAIQGEEVLILKDGQPIVKLMAVEPIKRRPQFGSAKGLITIADDFNEPLEEMREYME
- a CDS encoding type II toxin-antitoxin system VapC family toxin, coding for MRQLLDTQSFIWFITGSSRITANNRTQIENNENLLSLVSVWEIAIKSSIGKLNLGLSIDDLVAQQVINNGIELLHITVTHLSVVATLPLHHRDPFDRLLIAQAIAEQMPIVGADQVFDEYGVERLW